The sequence below is a genomic window from Streptomyces sp. V1I1.
ACCGCTCAGCGATCGGCACCCTCGTCGAACGGGCGACCCGCTACGTGATGCTGGTGCACCTGCCTGACGGCCGCAGCGCAGCGCACATGCGCGACGCGCTGGTGGAGACCGTGAAGACCCTGCCGTCGCATCTGACACGCTCGCTGACCTGGGACCAGGGATCGGAGATGGCCGCCCACCATGCCTTCAGCGTCGCCACCGACATCCCGGTCTACTTCTGCGACCCCGCCAGTCCCTGGCAGCGCGGCTCGAACGAGAACACAAACGGCCTGCTGCGGCAGTACTTCCCCAAGGGAACCGACCTGTCCGTCCACACCCGCGAGCAACTGGCCGCTGTCGCCGCCGAACTCAACGGCCGCCCACGCAAAACGCTCGGCTGGGAAACCCCAGCCGAGCGCCTGCATAAACTGCTCGCCGCCTGACACAACCGATCACGTGTTGCGACGATCCCTAGAAACCGCCACCATCAAGTGGCGGTCGGTCTAATCCACGGGGCCGCCGACGACCGCCCCTGCAGAGAGCCATCCACCGTCTGCTCGATCATCGAGGACGCCTGAGGCGAGGTAGAAACCCCCGCTCGGGCCGGGCCCTTCCAAACGCGCCTGTCAGGGACACAGGCCAGCAGGGCCCGGGACCGCCAACTTACTCGCTTCCCACCGCATCGTTACCGCAGCCACTCCCGGGCCCCACCCGGCACCGCCGGATGTCACCCGATGGGGGTGGCTCCCATTTCCGTTGCCGATCATGAACCTGTGTCGATGTCCGTGGTCTTCACGGATGGAGCAACGTGGCTCTCGTTCCCGTTGCCCGGGTGGCTTCCGTTCACCGGTTCAGGCACAGATTCCGTGAAGTCGATCGTGCTGCCGTGCGCCGGTGACGCTCCGTCGCATGCGGCGTCATCCTTCGGCTGTGTGAGAACTTGCTGGAGCTGATGTTCCCGCACCTGGTTACGGTGCTGGTGGAACACGTGGTGGTGGAGAGCGGCGTGCTACGGATCGCGGCGAGCACGACGGGACAGTGGCCGTCTGTCCGGGGTGCGGTTCGGCGTCGACTCGGGTGCACAGCCGCTATGGGCGCAGGATCGCCGATGCGCCGGTCGGCGCCCGGCCGGTGCTCATCGATTTGTCGGTGCGCCGGCCGTTCTGCGACAACGGCGGCTGTGCACGGGTGACGTTCGCCGAGCAGGTGGACGGGCTGACCAGCCGCTACGGTCGGCGAACGCCCGTCCTGCAGCGGGTGATCGGCGCACTCGGTGTCGTCCTGGCCGCTCGCGCCGTGGCCCGTCTGACGCTGCTGCTGGGCATTGTGGTCAGCCGGATGACCGTGCTGCGCGTGGTGATGGCGCTGCCGGAGCCGGCCTGGGCGGTGCCGCGGGTGCTGGGGGTGGACGAGTTCGCCACCCGGAAGGGCCGCCGGTACGGCACCATCCTGATCGACTGCGAGATCCGCCAGCCCCTGGACCTGCTGCCCGATCGCGAGGCCGGGACCCTGGCCGCCTGGCTGCGCGAGCACCCCGGCGTCGAGATCGTCTGCCGTGACCGTGCGGCGTTCTTCGCCGAGGGCGCTCGCGCTGGCGCCTCGCAGGCCCAGCACTGCGCGGACAAATGGCATGTGTGGCACAACCTCGGCGAAGCCGTCGAACGCCTCGTCTCCCGCCACCGCGCTCTCCTGCGTGACCTCGTCGAGCCCGAACCGGTGCCCGAGTCACAACCGGAGCCCGAGCCGGCCCCGGTCAGGGAGAAGCCGCCCGAGCCCTACCCGCCGGGGAAGTTCCTCGACCGGCTCCGTGACACCCACGCCGCGGTCCGCGCCCAGGTCGAGCAGGGCCTGAGCCTGCGCGAAGTCGCCCGTCGACTCGGGCTGGGCCGCAACACCGTGCGCAAGTACGCCCGCGCCGCCACCCCGGAGGCGATGCTGCACGGCCAGTGGCAAGACCGGACCAGCAAGCTCGACCCATACCGGCCCTACCTGGAGCAACGCATCACCGAGGGCTGCACGAACCTGTCCCGGCTCCACCGCGAGATCCAGGAACGCGGCGCCCGATGCAGTAACAGCACCCTGCGCGACTACGTCCACCCGTTGCGTCCCAGACGCCGACCCGCCTCCGGCCGGCCGCCGATGGCCCGGCCGCCCTCGCCCCGCGAGGCCACCCGCTGGATCATGAGCCATCCCGACCACCTGCGCACGGATGACCAATTGCAGCTCAAGGCGCTGCTGGCCCGCTCGCCCGAGCTCACGGCCGCCACCGGCCACGTCCGCACCTTCGCGACCATCATGAGCAACCGCGAAGGCGACCGGCTGCGCGGGTGGATCGCCAACGTCTGCGCCGACGAGCAGTGCGGCCTGACCTCCTTCGCCGCCGGACTGATCCCCGACCTCGACGCAGTCATCTACGGGCTGAGCACGGAGTGGAGCTCCGGCCCGGTCGAGGGCAGAGTCAATGATCTCAAGGCTCTCAAAAGGGCCTTATTCGGGCGGTCCGGGCTCCCGCTCCTCCGCAAGAAGGTTCTGCTCATCGCCGCCAGCCGCAGAGCGAAATCCGCATCCGAGCCGAAACATCCTTGACCGCCAGCTCACAGCCCCACGGCTGGAGCCTCGGCCGCGCGGGGCGTCTGGCTCCGGCAGGAATGGCCGAGCTCCGAACCGAGCCCGAAGTGGTGGCGGAAGTGGTGTCAGGGCTTCAAGAGTCCGCCCACCCACCAGTCGTGCGGTTGGCCATCGTTGGCGATGCTGCGGTTGCGGAGGGTTCCCTCAAGGGCGAAGCCGAGTTTCTCGGCAAGTGCGCGCGAGGCCGTGTTCCCGACCATCGCCCACCACTCGATGCGGTGTGCCTCAAGCGCGGTGAAGCCCCACTCACATAGCGCCCGCGCGGCCTCTGTCGAGTACCCGCAGCCCCGCTGCTCTTTGGCGGCCCAGTAGCCGAGTTCGTAGACACCCCGGCCGCGTGCGGACAAGCAGCAGGAACCGACCAAGGCGTCGTTGTCCTTGCGGAACGCGCCAAGGATGTGATCGTGGTCCGTCGCCCAGCCCTTGGCGACAACCTCCTTGACGTACTTCTCTGCGTCCTCGCGCCGGTACGGCGACGGCACCGGCGTGTAGTACTGAATGTCCGCATCTTGGCAGGCTTCGTACACCGCATCCGCGTCGGAGGAAGTGAAGGACCGCAGCAGCAGGCGGGGGGTCTCGAGCGTCACCGGATCCATAGCGGAAGTATTGCCAGTGTCGGCGAGCGTGACCAACGGATTTATCTCCCGACCGGGTGTGACCAACGACGGTCCGCGGCCGGGTCTCCACCTGCACACGCTCGGATGGCCATGTCCTGTTATCCGATTGCCGCGCCTGGCCGTGCGGGAGGACTATGCGGGAATGCGCTTCTCCATCAACATCCCGAACTTCGGGGACTTCGCCGATCCCAGGACGGTGGCGACCGTCGCCGCAGCGGCGGAACAGGCGGGCTGGGATGGGCTGTTCGTCTGGGACCACGTTGTGCACAGACGGCACCAGCGGCCGTTCGGGGATCCTTGGATGTTGCTGACGGCCGCAGCGCTGGCGACGTCGCGGATCAGGCTGGGCACGCTGGTCACCCCCGTCGCCCGGCGGCGTCCGCAGCAACTCGCCCGCCAAGTAGCCACCTTGGACACCCTCAGCGGCGGCAGGGTCATCTTCGGGGCGGGTCTGGGCGGTCCAATCGAGGACGAGTACGGCAGCTTCGGCGACACAACCGACCTCCTCGTACTCGCCCAACGCCTCGACGAGGGACTGCACTTGCTGCAACGCTACTGGTCGGGCGAGCCCGTAAACCACGACGGACAGCACTACCAGGTACGAGACGTGACCTTGCTGCCCGCCACCGTGCAACACCCCCGACCGCCGGTCTGGATTGCCGGATTCTGGCCGAACCGCCCGCCGATGCGCCGCGCCGCCCGCTGGGACGGCGCGGTCCCCTTGTTCGCTTCCGCCAGGCACGGCCACGTTCCGCCCGTCGACCAGGTCCGCGACCTGATCGCATACCTTCACCAGCACCGCGACGACCAGAAGGACAGTCCCTTCGAGATCGTCCTCGGCGGCGCGACTGCCGGCGAGGGCGCGAAGGCGCGCGACTTGATCGGGCCATTGCTGGACGCCGGCGCCACCTGGTGGGACGAACGGCAGCTCCAGGGCAGCGATGAACTCGACCAGCTCACGCCGGTGCTGCGCCGCATTGAGCAGGGGCCGCCGGCCCTTTACTAACAAGGGCCTTACGGAGCGTCACCGGGGCACGGCAACACGATCGACTTCACGGAATCTGTGCCTGAACCCGTTCACCCTGCCAAAAACAGGCTGTTCCGAACACGACGCCACTGCCCGAGCTGGTCAACGCGTTGTCCGGGACAACCCGCGGTCCGCGCCACCTGCGTGACGGAGCATCTCTCTGGGGGACAGCGCGCCTTCGGGTTAGCGGAGTGCGGCTGCCCGCACGGTCCGTTCTCTCGCGGCTACGAGCTTGAAGTCGATGTTTGGGGCGAGCGGTTCGATGACGCTGCTGAGCCTTCCGGCAGACCTCGTCCAGAGTCTCGGTGCCCCCGCCGGCCGCTCGGCTCATCCCGAGGGTTCGTAAGCACATACATCTGCGGGGCCAGGCTGCCGATCAGCTGACTGAGCTTCAGGATCGCCTCGACGTGCGTCAGGGTGGCGCTTGGCGCTCGATCAGCCGGCGCCAAGTTCCTCCGTCTGTGCTGGGAAAGCCTGTCGCAGACTGATCAGCTCGATCCCGCGCGGCCGAAGCGACCGCAGCGCGGCGGAGTACGCGGTGGTCTGTCCAGTGGCATCGGCGAGATCAGGCAACAACCGTGCCCCGGCCTGCCCGACCACCCCCGTTCCGTCGGCGGATACGACGAACTTGGGACGTGAACCGACTGGCCTGCACGCAGAAAGTGCCTTCCTCTGGTGACGACAGGCCCCCTCGACAAGACTCATCGTCCCAGCTCAGAAGGCACCTTCACCTTCCCGCTCAAAACCCGACCGCACACCAAATGAAACGGCGAGGCTAGAGTCGGTCGCATGACGGAGGCACCTGGCCATGACCGCGGCATGCGGTCACGCGACGCGATCCTCGACACCGCCACCGAGCTGATGTCGCGGCACGGTTACGCCGCCTCGTCCATTTCGATGATCTCCGCCGCATGCGGCCTCCCCGCCAGCTCCATCTACTGGCACTTCGGCAGCAAGGACGGCATCTACGTCGCGGTGCTCGAACGCGCCAGAATTACCTTGCTGGCAGCCCTGCCGTCGGTCGAGGTACCCGGCGCGGACGTTGCACAACGGCTGAACAACTTCCTCGAAGCGGTCAGAGACGGATTCCAACGCCACCCGCACGGCCTGAAGCTGCTGCTCGGGCTGGGCATGTTGCAGCAGAACGCCAGTAGGGCGGCCGTGGCCGAGCTGCACCACTACCGCGACGCCCTGGCTGCATGGGCCCAGGACTCCCTGAGTGTCGTCTTCGACCTG
It includes:
- a CDS encoding GNAT family N-acetyltransferase, which codes for MDPVTLETPRLLLRSFTSSDADAVYEACQDADIQYYTPVPSPYRREDAEKYVKEVVAKGWATDHDHILGAFRKDNDALVGSCCLSARGRGVYELGYWAAKEQRGCGYSTEAARALCEWGFTALEAHRIEWWAMVGNTASRALAEKLGFALEGTLRNRSIANDGQPHDWWVGGLLKP
- a CDS encoding ISL3 family transposase, whose protein sequence is MHSRYGRRIADAPVGARPVLIDLSVRRPFCDNGGCARVTFAEQVDGLTSRYGRRTPVLQRVIGALGVVLAARAVARLTLLLGIVVSRMTVLRVVMALPEPAWAVPRVLGVDEFATRKGRRYGTILIDCEIRQPLDLLPDREAGTLAAWLREHPGVEIVCRDRAAFFAEGARAGASQAQHCADKWHVWHNLGEAVERLVSRHRALLRDLVEPEPVPESQPEPEPAPVREKPPEPYPPGKFLDRLRDTHAAVRAQVEQGLSLREVARRLGLGRNTVRKYARAATPEAMLHGQWQDRTSKLDPYRPYLEQRITEGCTNLSRLHREIQERGARCSNSTLRDYVHPLRPRRRPASGRPPMARPPSPREATRWIMSHPDHLRTDDQLQLKALLARSPELTAATGHVRTFATIMSNREGDRLRGWIANVCADEQCGLTSFAAGLIPDLDAVIYGLSTEWSSGPVEGRVNDLKALKRALFGRSGLPLLRKKVLLIAASRRAKSASEPKHP
- a CDS encoding TetR/AcrR family transcriptional regulator, producing the protein MTEAPGHDRGMRSRDAILDTATELMSRHGYAASSISMISAACGLPASSIYWHFGSKDGIYVAVLERARITLLAALPSVEVPGADVAQRLNNFLEAVRDGFQRHPHGLKLLLGLGMLQQNASRAAVAELHHYRDALAAWAQDSLSVVFDLRGRPEVSDELARFTLRTASGTAVARWFEPITDLETEPLHVALMALAAHHGVPLGKASAGAPRPGSVANR
- a CDS encoding LLM class flavin-dependent oxidoreductase, with the protein product MRFSINIPNFGDFADPRTVATVAAAAEQAGWDGLFVWDHVVHRRHQRPFGDPWMLLTAAALATSRIRLGTLVTPVARRRPQQLARQVATLDTLSGGRVIFGAGLGGPIEDEYGSFGDTTDLLVLAQRLDEGLHLLQRYWSGEPVNHDGQHYQVRDVTLLPATVQHPRPPVWIAGFWPNRPPMRRAARWDGAVPLFASARHGHVPPVDQVRDLIAYLHQHRDDQKDSPFEIVLGGATAGEGAKARDLIGPLLDAGATWWDERQLQGSDELDQLTPVLRRIEQGPPALY